A genomic segment from Luteolibacter ambystomatis encodes:
- a CDS encoding STAS domain-containing protein produces MTAENAILVGTFDGFTWIRCEGKGSFLTSPALKEYAESRIASGERCLVVDLGGCTGMDSTFMGTLAGLSARLSAPGGKVQVADAGDRNRRSLEDLGLDFLLEIDPPVAPWRGRVDEIRAALSPLQAPGLPGQTDRAKHVLEAHKVLSATSGENAKKFAGVVSLLEAEVASKRSQEG; encoded by the coding sequence GTGACTGCCGAAAATGCCATTCTCGTCGGAACCTTCGACGGGTTCACTTGGATTCGCTGTGAAGGAAAGGGTTCGTTCCTGACGAGCCCGGCCCTGAAGGAATACGCCGAATCCCGGATCGCCTCCGGTGAACGTTGTCTTGTTGTCGATCTTGGAGGGTGTACGGGCATGGATTCCACCTTCATGGGGACGCTGGCCGGGCTCTCTGCCCGGCTTTCCGCGCCGGGGGGCAAGGTTCAGGTCGCCGATGCCGGGGATCGGAACCGCCGTTCGCTGGAGGACCTCGGCCTGGATTTCCTGTTGGAAATCGATCCGCCGGTGGCTCCGTGGCGTGGCCGGGTGGATGAGATCCGTGCCGCCCTTTCCCCGCTCCAAGCTCCAGGCCTGCCGGGACAAACGGATCGGGCGAAGCACGTGCTGGAAGCCCACAAGGTTCTGTCCGCGACCAGTGGTGAGAATGCCAAGAAGTTCGCCGGTGTGGTGAGTCTCCTTGAGGCGGAGGTTGCCTCGAAACGTAGCCAGGAAGGCTGA
- a CDS encoding trypsin-like peptidase domain-containing protein encodes MVESLLLAVTRVTTATSLGPLTNATGFFYEVRGRLFLVTNRHVVVDETSGHSPEHLEIELHIDPANVAAVTGYIIPLYLEGVPQWRETVDTVGIVDVVAIELERDKLPKQLLYQAFTPASLVKNLDQIEIGTAAMVAGFPLGFHDTFHHLPIARRAMIASSFGIRFQGNGYFLTDARMHRGTSGAPVVLRKPGRVSGRKSLPWWLLGIHASRLDVINRDLNEDERLNLNCAWYADVLPVLTAEPPVESPPVAATEPAPNP; translated from the coding sequence ATGGTTGAATCTCTGTTGCTCGCCGTCACCCGGGTCACCACGGCCACGTCATTGGGGCCGCTGACGAATGCCACGGGCTTCTTCTACGAAGTCCGGGGGCGCTTGTTTCTGGTCACCAACCGTCATGTGGTGGTCGATGAGACGTCCGGTCACAGCCCGGAGCATCTGGAAATCGAACTTCACATTGATCCCGCGAATGTGGCCGCAGTCACCGGCTATATCATTCCCCTCTATCTCGAAGGCGTGCCCCAGTGGCGCGAGACCGTGGATACGGTGGGGATCGTGGATGTGGTGGCCATCGAACTGGAGCGGGACAAGCTGCCCAAGCAACTGCTCTATCAAGCCTTCACGCCGGCTTCGCTGGTGAAGAATCTCGATCAGATCGAAATCGGCACCGCCGCGATGGTCGCGGGCTTCCCGCTCGGTTTCCACGATACTTTCCATCATCTGCCGATCGCGCGCCGGGCGATGATCGCTTCTTCCTTCGGCATCCGGTTCCAAGGCAATGGCTACTTCCTCACCGATGCCCGGATGCACCGCGGCACCAGTGGTGCGCCGGTGGTGCTGCGCAAGCCGGGACGAGTCTCCGGGCGCAAGAGCCTGCCGTGGTGGCTGTTGGGCATCCACGCCTCGCGTTTGGATGTGATCAACCGCGATCTCAATGAGGACGAGCGTCTCAACCTCAACTGCGCGTGGTACGCGGATGTGCTGCCGGTGCTCACTGCGGAACCTCCGGTGGAATCGCCTCCGGTGGCAGCGACGGAACCTGCACCGAATCCCTAG
- the aroE gene encoding shikimate dehydrogenase, whose translation MSQPYTLDDLLSRDRLDAGHAKPARLAVIGHPVAHSSSPRMHQPALDAAGIDARYIKVDVPVGQVAEAFARMRALGFIGCNITVPHKFDALAACSVVHPDARALGAVNTVRFDADGIHGFNTDGPGFVRAIVDDFEFPLSTFSVVIAGAGGGAGQAIATQCAMQGVPTLVLVNRTLEKLGPLVERLRALGPTTEVVALSFDDPELENLCQRCDLIVNTTSVGLKAGDGSPLPPDYLRPGLCVYDTIYQPAITPLLAAAEAAGCRTANGISLLLHQGVLAFQHWFPQTDPLPFMREALLHSAGSGA comes from the coding sequence ATGAGCCAACCTTACACCCTCGACGACCTTCTCTCCCGCGACCGCCTTGATGCCGGTCATGCCAAACCAGCTCGCCTGGCGGTGATCGGCCATCCGGTGGCGCACTCGTCGTCTCCGCGGATGCATCAGCCCGCGCTGGATGCGGCGGGAATCGATGCGCGCTACATCAAGGTCGATGTGCCGGTGGGACAGGTGGCGGAGGCGTTTGCACGGATGCGGGCACTGGGCTTCATCGGTTGCAATATCACGGTGCCGCACAAGTTCGATGCGCTGGCCGCCTGCTCGGTGGTGCATCCGGACGCGCGGGCCTTGGGCGCGGTGAACACCGTGCGCTTCGATGCGGATGGAATCCACGGCTTCAATACCGATGGCCCCGGCTTCGTGCGGGCCATCGTGGATGATTTCGAGTTTCCGCTTTCCACCTTCAGCGTCGTGATCGCGGGAGCGGGAGGCGGTGCCGGTCAGGCGATCGCGACGCAATGCGCGATGCAGGGCGTGCCGACGCTGGTGCTGGTGAACCGCACGCTCGAAAAACTTGGTCCTCTGGTCGAGCGCCTCCGCGCGCTGGGGCCGACCACCGAGGTGGTGGCGCTGTCCTTCGATGATCCGGAATTGGAAAATCTCTGCCAGCGTTGTGATCTGATCGTCAATACGACCTCCGTAGGCCTGAAGGCGGGCGATGGCTCGCCACTGCCTCCCGATTACCTGCGACCGGGCCTGTGCGTGTATGACACGATTTACCAGCCTGCCATCACCCCCTTGCTGGCTGCGGCGGAAGCCGCGGGCTGCCGCACGGCGAATGGCATTTCCCTGCTGCTGCACCAGGGTGTGCTGGCCTTCCAACACTGGTTCCCGCAGACGGACCCGCTTCCATTCATGCGCGAGGCGCTGCTGCACTCGGCAGGGTCGGGTGCGTAA
- a CDS encoding sugar phosphate isomerase/epimerase family protein gives MSRAPSPFRTAVTLCTFPEAASGPFVFHGTLEVGFAKAVAHGFGAVELFLAGPDAVPVEEIVALSDQHQLAIAAVGSGAGMVKHGLSLTDPDAGQREKARTFLREMIHFAGKIGAPVILGSMQGKSGGAVSREQALDWLAEALHEAGATAAEYHVPFLYEPLNRYETNLFNRQAIAAAWLAEREITNVKLLADLFHMNIEEDDIAAALVTAGPWIGHIHWADSQRRAMGTGHTDPAPIIAALRQIGYAGHISAEIFPQPDADAAASQTLASLRPFATV, from the coding sequence ATGAGCCGGGCACCCTCTCCTTTCCGCACGGCCGTTACTCTCTGCACCTTTCCGGAGGCCGCCTCGGGGCCATTCGTTTTCCATGGAACGCTCGAAGTCGGCTTCGCCAAAGCCGTGGCCCATGGCTTCGGTGCCGTGGAGCTATTCCTCGCGGGGCCGGATGCCGTGCCGGTGGAGGAAATCGTGGCTCTCTCCGATCAGCATCAGTTGGCCATCGCGGCGGTGGGCTCGGGAGCAGGCATGGTGAAGCATGGGCTTTCCCTGACCGATCCCGATGCCGGGCAACGGGAGAAAGCGCGAACCTTCCTGCGGGAGATGATCCATTTCGCCGGGAAAATCGGCGCGCCAGTGATCCTCGGCTCGATGCAGGGGAAATCCGGTGGTGCGGTCAGCCGGGAACAGGCGCTCGATTGGCTCGCGGAAGCCCTCCATGAAGCGGGAGCCACGGCGGCGGAATACCATGTGCCTTTCCTCTACGAGCCGCTCAACCGCTACGAAACGAACTTGTTCAATCGCCAGGCGATTGCGGCTGCTTGGCTGGCGGAGCGGGAAATTACCAACGTCAAACTGCTGGCGGACCTCTTCCACATGAACATCGAGGAGGACGACATCGCTGCCGCGCTGGTGACAGCCGGGCCGTGGATCGGCCATATTCATTGGGCGGATTCCCAGCGCCGGGCGATGGGCACCGGTCACACCGATCCAGCCCCGATCATCGCCGCCCTCCGGCAGATCGGCTACGCGGGCCATATCTCCGCGGAAATTTTCCCACAACCGGATGCGGATGCGGCAGCCTCGCAAACACTGGCCTCGCTGCGCCCGTTCGCCACGGTTTGA
- a CDS encoding DUF7133 domain-containing protein gives MRPASALLLTLSAPAAMAVPDGFTVRDFAGPPQVEYPTAATAAANGDVYISSDKNGSLGHKPNFGKIVRATDTDGDGKADKFQDFVPDVNSPRGGHFVNGTLYLIHPPYLTSYRDTNGDGVADEEKELVKGFGWGIEHPRGADHTTNGVRMGIDGWLYVAVGDFGMPDAVAADGKHLTLHGGGVVRIRPDGSEMEPYAVMTRNICDVAISPYLDLFSRDNTNDGKGWNTRFHHFTELGNHGYPRLYQHFADEAIKPLADYGGGSGTGALYLHEPGFPKDFGDSVFTCDWTVGAIFRHPMKPFEASFVAKQEVFEKYPHAIDIDVDGFSRLYMVDWRNGGFDFNGKEVGMIHQAIAPGEKPAKYVDVTKAKDEELPALVASRSAVQRLEAQREIIKRGQKPVFANGVFGIAKDPKQELYARVAAIFTFKQLYGKGATKPLSELVADASVKEFVLRAMTDRLSELDGVPVQPYVEALKDPNARTRLQALIGLARLGAKDAAPAILAAAGTWPTDESKLEEGAHYRLPHTAVKSLAQIGNAKACLAAIAAPASRPIALRALQEMHTDEVVDGLIRIADGSKDPAIVTGALGALARLYNDEKPWNLKDWWNTRPDDRGPYFEPVTWSATPKIKQAIERNFTKIPPTGTQAYIQLLAVNRIQVSDLKLGDLDPLVVALGSTNPDASQIQILLAAAKDAKRPWEQRSSAYQSLMRAGDQASTLRLAVLSTWATENPAPAAASQLEADFVNESQRGMEVPKLRELGAKQSDAASRIAWKALLTVLNSPLAKANAKEQVKKFINENPREVGFFLAIKDLKLSGFDKQIDAGIHSDNELTIAAAKAAKEAGASSAAQGGGKKIAELKHDDVVKAAMTGKGDVATGKRLFTSQGCIACHSTDPNAEQKGPYLGAAGAKFTRDYLIDSVLEPSKVVAQGFQTTMFQMKDGTAKVGFVTAEADGVIEMRDIAGQIAKIKRDDVKDEQHMKDSMMPPGLAAGLTMEEFTALIEYLASLKAVGG, from the coding sequence ATGAGGCCCGCATCTGCTCTATTGTTGACCCTCTCCGCCCCTGCGGCCATGGCCGTACCGGATGGATTTACCGTCCGGGATTTCGCCGGACCGCCCCAGGTCGAGTACCCCACCGCCGCAACCGCCGCTGCCAATGGTGATGTTTACATCTCCTCGGACAAAAACGGCTCGCTCGGCCACAAGCCGAACTTCGGCAAGATCGTCCGCGCCACCGATACCGACGGCGACGGCAAGGCCGACAAGTTCCAAGACTTCGTGCCGGATGTGAACAGCCCCCGCGGCGGCCACTTCGTCAATGGCACTCTATATTTGATCCACCCTCCCTACCTCACCAGCTACCGCGACACCAATGGCGACGGCGTGGCCGACGAGGAGAAGGAGCTCGTGAAGGGCTTCGGCTGGGGCATCGAGCATCCGCGCGGTGCCGACCACACCACCAACGGCGTCCGGATGGGCATCGATGGCTGGCTCTACGTGGCCGTCGGCGACTTCGGCATGCCGGATGCGGTGGCCGCAGATGGCAAGCACCTGACGCTTCATGGTGGCGGCGTGGTCCGCATCCGCCCGGACGGTTCCGAAATGGAACCCTACGCGGTGATGACCCGCAATATCTGTGACGTGGCCATTTCCCCGTATCTGGACCTGTTCTCCCGCGACAACACCAACGACGGCAAGGGCTGGAACACCCGCTTCCACCACTTCACCGAGCTCGGCAACCACGGTTATCCGCGCCTCTACCAGCACTTCGCCGATGAAGCCATCAAGCCGTTGGCCGACTACGGCGGAGGCTCCGGCACCGGTGCCCTTTACCTTCATGAGCCGGGCTTCCCGAAGGATTTCGGTGACTCCGTGTTCACCTGCGACTGGACCGTCGGCGCGATCTTCCGCCACCCGATGAAGCCGTTCGAAGCCTCCTTCGTCGCCAAGCAGGAGGTTTTCGAAAAGTATCCGCACGCCATCGACATTGATGTGGACGGCTTCTCCCGCCTCTACATGGTGGACTGGCGCAACGGTGGCTTCGATTTCAATGGCAAGGAAGTCGGCATGATCCACCAGGCGATCGCCCCGGGTGAAAAGCCGGCCAAGTATGTCGATGTGACCAAGGCCAAGGACGAGGAACTGCCGGCGCTCGTCGCCTCGCGCAGCGCCGTCCAGCGCCTCGAAGCCCAGCGCGAGATCATCAAGCGCGGCCAGAAGCCGGTCTTCGCCAACGGCGTGTTCGGCATCGCGAAGGATCCGAAGCAGGAGCTCTACGCACGTGTCGCCGCGATCTTCACCTTCAAGCAGCTTTACGGCAAGGGTGCCACCAAGCCGCTTTCCGAACTGGTGGCGGATGCCTCCGTGAAGGAATTCGTGCTGCGCGCGATGACCGACCGCCTCAGCGAACTGGATGGCGTGCCGGTGCAGCCGTATGTGGAGGCCCTCAAGGACCCCAATGCCCGCACCCGCCTGCAGGCCCTGATCGGCCTCGCCCGTCTCGGCGCGAAGGACGCCGCCCCGGCGATCCTCGCCGCAGCCGGCACCTGGCCGACCGATGAGTCGAAGCTGGAGGAAGGTGCCCACTACCGCCTGCCCCACACCGCCGTGAAGTCGCTGGCGCAGATCGGCAATGCCAAGGCCTGCCTCGCCGCCATCGCCGCTCCGGCCTCCCGCCCGATCGCCCTCCGCGCGCTGCAGGAAATGCACACCGACGAGGTGGTGGATGGCCTGATCAGGATCGCCGATGGTTCGAAGGACCCGGCCATCGTCACCGGCGCCCTTGGTGCCCTCGCCCGCCTCTACAACGACGAGAAACCGTGGAACCTGAAGGACTGGTGGAACACCCGCCCGGACGACCGCGGACCGTACTTCGAACCCGTCACCTGGAGCGCCACGCCGAAGATCAAGCAGGCGATCGAACGCAATTTCACCAAGATCCCGCCGACCGGCACGCAGGCCTACATCCAGCTGCTGGCAGTAAACCGCATCCAGGTCAGCGACCTGAAACTCGGTGACCTCGATCCGCTCGTCGTCGCGCTGGGTTCCACCAACCCGGATGCCTCCCAGATCCAGATCCTGCTCGCTGCCGCCAAGGACGCGAAGCGCCCGTGGGAGCAACGCTCCTCCGCCTACCAGTCGTTGATGCGCGCGGGCGACCAAGCCAGCACACTACGACTCGCCGTGCTGTCCACCTGGGCTACCGAGAACCCGGCTCCGGCTGCCGCCTCGCAGTTGGAAGCGGACTTCGTCAATGAATCGCAGCGTGGCATGGAAGTGCCGAAACTCCGCGAACTGGGTGCCAAGCAAAGCGATGCCGCCAGCCGGATCGCCTGGAAGGCCCTGCTGACGGTGCTGAACAGCCCGCTGGCCAAGGCCAATGCGAAGGAGCAGGTGAAAAAGTTCATCAATGAGAATCCGCGCGAAGTGGGCTTCTTCCTCGCGATCAAGGACCTGAAACTCTCCGGCTTCGACAAGCAGATCGATGCAGGCATCCACAGTGACAACGAGCTGACCATCGCCGCCGCCAAGGCGGCCAAGGAGGCGGGTGCCTCCTCTGCCGCACAAGGTGGTGGCAAGAAGATCGCCGAGTTGAAGCACGACGATGTCGTGAAAGCCGCGATGACCGGCAAGGGCGATGTCGCCACCGGCAAGCGTCTCTTCACCTCGCAAGGTTGCATCGCCTGCCACAGCACCGATCCGAATGCCGAGCAGAAGGGTCCGTACCTCGGTGCCGCCGGCGCGAAGTTCACCCGCGACTATCTGATCGACTCCGTGCTGGAGCCAAGCAAGGTGGTGGCCCAGGGCTTCCAGACGACGATGTTCCAGATGAAGGACGGCACCGCGAAAGTGGGTTTCGTCACCGCTGAAGCGGACGGTGTCATCGAGATGCGCGACATCGCCGGGCAGATCGCCAAGATCAAGCGTGACGACGTGAAGGACGAGCAGCACATGAAGGACTCCATGATGCCTCCCGGCCTCGCCGCCGGCCTCACAATGGAGGAATTCACCGCCCTGATCGAATACCTCGCCTCCCTCAAGGCGGTCGGCGGTTGA
- a CDS encoding PP2C family protein-serine/threonine phosphatase: MYATIAFILLGLVVLVGGLILREWAWRLRRMKGRLRDLEGEEHRMFAFLHDLGSAIESDTTVKALSRMIVDGIDKVVTARGGAIYYLSDDGQHLVPMYVSENCPPLIGVPVEILKRAERDARVLESHVRLAKVGVGDGILGHSLTVGEAIRVPDVKNHDSFRDAFINYSGDVSALVAPLRHAGKDLGVLAVARLHEDGPFSGNDFAVFRSVAEQSSFAIGNANIHREAHEKRAFESELKTARDVQHVLLPQGDPVIAGYRVSGTNLPARIISGDYYDYVTVGEERHGIAIADVSGKGVAAGLLMAMCRSVLRSAAYGEDSPAKVLSTVNRQLFPDIREDMFISMSYSVLHPNGGRVVMARAGHDPALLYRRRAGTVEFLKPPGLAVGIDAGDVFERVTRDFEITLQSGDCLLLYTDGVKEAVDAKEEEFGAKRLSDVFLAAAPMGAEEILASVQRELKAFTGESRQMDDITLVAIEKR; this comes from the coding sequence ATGTACGCCACCATCGCTTTCATCCTCCTCGGCCTCGTCGTGTTGGTCGGCGGCCTGATCCTGCGCGAGTGGGCGTGGCGATTGCGGCGGATGAAGGGCCGCCTGCGCGATCTGGAAGGTGAGGAACACCGCATGTTCGCCTTCCTCCATGATCTCGGCAGCGCGATCGAAAGCGACACGACGGTGAAGGCGCTTTCCCGGATGATTGTCGATGGCATCGACAAGGTGGTCACCGCGCGCGGCGGAGCCATTTACTACCTCAGCGATGACGGCCAGCACCTCGTGCCGATGTACGTTTCCGAGAACTGCCCGCCGCTCATCGGCGTGCCGGTGGAGATTTTGAAACGCGCCGAGCGGGATGCCCGCGTGTTGGAAAGCCATGTGCGGCTCGCAAAGGTGGGCGTGGGCGATGGCATCCTCGGCCACAGCCTCACGGTGGGGGAGGCGATCCGGGTGCCGGACGTAAAGAATCATGATTCCTTCCGCGATGCCTTCATCAACTACAGCGGCGATGTTTCCGCCCTGGTGGCTCCGCTCCGCCATGCGGGCAAGGATCTGGGCGTTCTGGCAGTCGCCCGTTTGCATGAGGATGGACCTTTTTCCGGCAATGACTTCGCCGTGTTCAGATCCGTGGCCGAGCAGTCGTCGTTCGCCATCGGCAATGCGAACATCCATCGAGAAGCCCACGAAAAGCGAGCCTTCGAGAGCGAGTTGAAGACCGCCCGCGATGTCCAGCACGTGCTGCTGCCGCAGGGCGATCCGGTCATCGCCGGGTACCGCGTGAGCGGCACGAATCTTCCGGCGCGGATCATCAGCGGTGACTACTACGACTACGTGACCGTCGGAGAGGAGCGCCATGGCATCGCCATTGCGGACGTGTCCGGCAAGGGTGTGGCGGCGGGCCTCTTGATGGCGATGTGCCGCAGCGTGTTGCGCTCCGCGGCCTACGGCGAGGACTCGCCCGCCAAGGTGCTTTCCACGGTCAACCGCCAGCTTTTCCCGGACATCCGCGAGGATATGTTCATCAGCATGTCCTACTCGGTGCTGCATCCCAATGGCGGCCGCGTGGTGATGGCCCGGGCTGGTCATGATCCGGCGCTGTTGTACCGCCGCCGTGCGGGAACGGTGGAGTTTTTGAAGCCGCCGGGATTGGCCGTGGGGATTGATGCCGGGGATGTCTTTGAGCGCGTCACCCGGGACTTTGAGATCACTCTCCAGAGCGGGGATTGCCTGCTGCTCTACACCGATGGGGTGAAGGAAGCGGTGGATGCGAAGGAGGAGGAGTTCGGAGCCAAGCGTCTCTCCGATGTATTCCTCGCCGCCGCACCGATGGGAGCGGAAGAAATCCTCGCCTCCGTGCAGCGTGAGCTGAAGGCCTTCACCGGTGAGTCGCGGCAGATGGACGACATCACTTTGGTCGCGATCGAGAAGCGGTAG
- a CDS encoding sugar phosphate nucleotidyltransferase yields MHQAFILGAGLGTRLRPLTTRLPKPLIPLFHKSLAERALDTCEAVGVRRFAINTHHLPELWRDQTFGIPNGAWDRPGLAGGNGLPAEFGHWHDRPVHLFQEPDLLETGGGLKNLLHWIEDGPLLIHNGDIFTTMPLQRLVDAHRASGLPVTLALRSQGEALHIAVDEAGTRVMDIRNKLGRSEGSHLFSGIYCVNREFLDYLPAGEKVSVIPAFLKLAEEGRLGAVVLDEGHWMDLGDRVSYLLAHRTLDLGPLIHPEAKVDPLAIVERSAVGPGAIIEAGAVVRDSVVWPGAVVRGDAAIDGCIVYSDRPVSGPHADADL; encoded by the coding sequence GTGCATCAGGCCTTCATCCTCGGCGCCGGACTCGGCACCCGGCTGCGTCCGCTCACCACGCGGCTGCCCAAGCCGTTGATTCCACTGTTTCACAAATCGCTGGCGGAGAGGGCATTGGATACGTGCGAGGCGGTCGGCGTGCGCCGCTTTGCGATCAATACGCACCATTTGCCCGAGCTTTGGCGGGATCAGACGTTCGGCATTCCGAATGGGGCTTGGGACCGCCCCGGTTTGGCCGGAGGCAACGGCCTGCCTGCGGAGTTCGGCCACTGGCACGACCGGCCGGTCCATCTCTTCCAGGAGCCGGATTTGCTCGAAACCGGCGGTGGCCTGAAGAATCTGCTCCATTGGATCGAGGATGGCCCGCTGTTGATCCACAACGGCGATATTTTCACGACCATGCCGCTGCAACGGCTGGTGGACGCCCATCGTGCTTCCGGGCTGCCGGTCACGCTGGCCCTGCGCTCGCAAGGCGAGGCCCTGCACATTGCAGTGGATGAAGCGGGCACCCGGGTGATGGACATCCGGAACAAGCTCGGGCGCTCCGAAGGCAGCCATTTGTTCAGCGGGATCTATTGTGTGAACCGCGAATTCCTCGACTACCTGCCTGCGGGTGAAAAGGTCTCGGTGATTCCCGCTTTCCTGAAACTGGCTGAAGAGGGACGCTTGGGCGCGGTGGTGCTGGACGAGGGCCACTGGATGGATCTGGGGGATCGCGTGAGCTATCTTCTTGCCCATCGCACGCTCGATCTGGGTCCGCTCATTCATCCGGAGGCGAAGGTGGATCCATTGGCGATCGTGGAGCGCAGCGCGGTCGGACCCGGCGCGATCATCGAGGCGGGAGCCGTGGTGCGGGATTCGGTGGTGTGGCCGGGTGCGGTCGTCCGCGGGGACGCCGCCATCGATGGCTGCATCGTCTATTCGGACCGGCCGGTGAGTGGTCCGCACGCGGACGCGGATTTGTAA
- a CDS encoding Fur family transcriptional regulator has protein sequence MDQAVLDRLDTFIRKKGLRRTGQRDVIVRAAFASDDHFTADELFERVSRTDSTASRATVYRTLSLLVEAGLLREIELGDNHKTYDPNFVDKPAHNHLVCIDCGRVVEFEDSHIELINDCVTRRLGYRPVRQSLKIEAGCEQLRLKGRCPNLIAARLSGKRLRKKR, from the coding sequence ATGGACCAAGCCGTCCTCGACCGACTCGACACCTTCATCCGCAAAAAAGGCCTGCGCCGTACCGGCCAGCGCGATGTGATCGTGCGCGCCGCCTTCGCCAGCGACGACCATTTCACCGCCGACGAACTCTTCGAACGGGTCAGCCGGACCGACTCGACCGCCTCCCGCGCCACCGTCTACCGCACGCTCTCGCTGCTGGTGGAGGCCGGACTGCTGCGGGAAATCGAGCTGGGGGACAACCACAAAACCTACGACCCGAACTTCGTGGACAAACCGGCGCACAACCATCTGGTGTGCATCGATTGCGGACGGGTGGTGGAGTTCGAGGACTCCCACATCGAGCTGATCAACGACTGCGTCACCCGCCGTCTCGGCTACCGGCCGGTCCGTCAATCCCTCAAGATCGAGGCTGGCTGCGAGCAACTCCGCCTGAAAGGCCGCTGCCCGAACCTGATCGCCGCCCGCCTGTCCGGCAAACGCCTGAGAAAAAAACGCTGA
- a CDS encoding glutamate--tRNA ligase: MSSVRTRFAPSPTGYLHVGGARTALFNFLFARHHGGTFVLRVEDTDEARNTEAARDAIFTGMRWLGLDWDEGPQAGGSYGPYFQSERLAIYDKWFDVLRAKGRVYEDGGAWRFRFERKKITMNDLVCGEVTINYEDESNTPDMVVKRSDGSYVFHFVNVVDDLEMKITHVIRGEDHLMNTPKHLQLFEAFGAPAPLYAHIPLILNGDGSKMSKRDEGAAVGDYPRQGFLSEGVVNFLALLGWSSKTDEEIFTLFQLVERFSLENVNRAPARFDPEKCAWVNQQHLLKLTPEAFAAAARPFVEGAGLPVDGAYATAAATVKDKVRLLQEVPEAIGFLLQDDFAYETEALEKVKGNAQAPALLAALAAAFSATTDWSAETAKHAIGETAKAAGAKPGQLMFPVRVALSGKSGGPDLGDILGLLGRERSAARVTRLVEVLAI; encoded by the coding sequence ATGTCGTCCGTCCGCACCCGCTTCGCTCCGTCCCCGACCGGCTACCTCCATGTCGGTGGCGCGCGCACCGCGTTGTTCAATTTCCTGTTCGCCCGCCACCACGGCGGCACCTTCGTTCTCCGGGTGGAGGACACGGACGAGGCCCGCAACACCGAGGCCGCCCGCGATGCGATCTTCACCGGCATGCGCTGGCTTGGCCTCGATTGGGATGAAGGCCCGCAGGCCGGTGGTTCCTACGGCCCGTATTTCCAGAGCGAGCGCCTGGCCATCTATGACAAGTGGTTTGATGTGCTCCGTGCCAAGGGCCGCGTCTATGAGGACGGCGGTGCATGGCGTTTCCGCTTCGAGCGGAAGAAGATCACCATGAACGACCTCGTCTGCGGCGAGGTGACGATCAATTACGAGGACGAGAGCAACACGCCGGACATGGTGGTGAAGCGTTCGGATGGTTCCTACGTGTTCCATTTCGTCAACGTGGTGGACGATCTCGAAATGAAGATCACTCACGTGATCCGCGGCGAGGACCACCTGATGAACACGCCGAAGCATCTCCAGCTTTTCGAAGCTTTCGGTGCTCCGGCTCCGTTGTACGCGCACATTCCGCTCATCCTGAATGGCGATGGCTCGAAGATGTCGAAGCGCGACGAAGGCGCTGCGGTGGGTGACTATCCGCGCCAGGGCTTCCTGTCTGAAGGGGTGGTCAATTTCCTGGCCCTGCTCGGCTGGTCTTCGAAAACCGATGAGGAAATCTTCACGCTGTTCCAGCTTGTGGAGCGCTTTTCGCTGGAGAACGTCAATCGTGCGCCCGCCCGCTTCGATCCCGAGAAGTGCGCGTGGGTGAACCAGCAGCACCTTCTCAAACTGACACCCGAAGCTTTTGCGGCCGCCGCCCGTCCGTTTGTGGAAGGGGCGGGCTTGCCGGTCGATGGCGCGTATGCCACCGCTGCCGCGACGGTGAAGGACAAGGTGCGCTTGTTGCAGGAAGTGCCCGAGGCCATCGGGTTCCTGCTTCAGGACGATTTCGCCTACGAAACCGAAGCCTTGGAGAAGGTGAAGGGCAATGCCCAGGCACCCGCTCTGCTGGCTGCTTTGGCAGCCGCGTTTTCCGCTACGACCGACTGGTCGGCGGAGACCGCGAAGCACGCCATCGGTGAAACCGCGAAAGCGGCCGGGGCCAAGCCGGGCCAGCTCATGTTCCCGGTCCGCGTGGCTCTCAGCGGCAAGTCCGGCGGCCCGGATCTGGGTGACATCCTCGGCTTGCTGGGACGCGAACGCAGCGCGGCACGTGTGACGCGGCTCGTGGAGGTCCTGGCGATTTGA
- a CDS encoding RbsD/FucU family protein: MLRRVMLKSGIFNPHVLDLVARVRHTNTLVISDWAFPFWPEIETVDISLTHGIPTVLDVLNVLAPNFQIGKIWQAEEFSKVNDAATIARFDSAFAAIEGAAVTKLPHVDFKKLVPGAIGLIRTGDATPYGNIILESV; the protein is encoded by the coding sequence ATGCTGCGGCGCGTCATGTTGAAATCCGGCATTTTCAATCCACACGTGCTCGATCTGGTGGCCCGTGTCCGCCACACCAATACCCTCGTCATTTCCGACTGGGCTTTCCCTTTCTGGCCCGAGATCGAGACGGTGGATATTTCTCTGACCCACGGCATTCCGACCGTACTGGACGTGCTCAACGTGCTGGCTCCGAACTTCCAGATCGGGAAGATCTGGCAGGCCGAGGAGTTCTCGAAAGTGAACGACGCCGCCACCATCGCCCGCTTTGACTCGGCCTTTGCCGCCATCGAGGGAGCCGCCGTCACCAAGCTGCCGCACGTCGATTTCAAGAAACTGGTGCCCGGAGCCATCGGCTTGATCCGCACCGGCGACGCCACCCCCTACGGCAACATCATCCTCGAATCGGTCTGA